A genomic window from Acetobacteroides hydrogenigenes includes:
- a CDS encoding DUF6261 family protein, with amino-acid sequence MKQLVNFSKLILASLVTFGEQVFKVFNDLSIPEIETCSYYTKAVNLFAKLKEALNRELRSKYSQLVKQADKKRDTIFKGIKHRLRGFLISYSDAERAAAQLIWRIIERNGVSLEDDKYNVESSKLNKILAEIQTPECAAAIKLMGLTEAFALLAGAQKEFEDTYQSRGVDDTERKEYDSASTIRVEFEEALEQLLKYTESQAMVNPTSKWAQAHAQIVTFGQKFELDLRQAQGREDAKEAAKQQSSTNLDNIV; translated from the coding sequence ATGAAACAATTAGTAAATTTTTCGAAGCTGATACTAGCCTCGCTAGTAACCTTCGGCGAACAAGTATTTAAGGTTTTCAATGATCTTTCCATTCCCGAGATCGAAACCTGTTCCTACTATACCAAAGCCGTTAACCTATTTGCGAAGCTGAAGGAGGCGCTCAACCGCGAGCTGCGCAGCAAGTACTCGCAGCTGGTTAAGCAGGCCGATAAAAAGCGCGATACCATATTTAAGGGCATAAAGCATCGGCTAAGGGGCTTCCTGATTTCGTATAGTGATGCCGAACGGGCAGCGGCGCAGCTAATTTGGCGCATCATCGAGCGAAACGGGGTGTCGTTGGAAGACGACAAGTACAACGTTGAGTCCTCTAAGCTCAATAAGATACTAGCCGAAATTCAAACACCCGAATGCGCTGCAGCCATTAAGCTGATGGGGCTTACCGAGGCGTTTGCCCTGCTGGCAGGGGCTCAGAAGGAGTTCGAGGACACCTACCAGTCGCGCGGCGTAGACGACACCGAGCGCAAGGAGTACGACTCGGCATCTACCATCCGTGTGGAGTTCGAGGAGGCGCTCGAGCAGCTGCTCAAGTACACCGAGTCGCAGGCCATGGTGAATCCTACGTCTAAGTGGGCACAGGCGCATGCGCAGATCGTCACCTTCGGCCAAAAGTTCGAGCTGGACCTACGTCAGGCTCAAGGCCGCGAGGATGCCAAGGAGGCGGCTAAGCAGCAAAGCTCAACAAACCTAGACAATATCGTATAA
- a CDS encoding ABC-three component system protein, translated as MNTQERTLARILFQNKIYQANGQAFENLFCDIMSYAHSGFRRIKAWGNIGDRKNDGYIEELGRYYQVHAPENIETSYLQVAKKIETDFSGLQKHWDNIQEFYFVINDKRLGVNPDAEQILTKIKTKYGIKASGFITSDDLERILFSLADDQIQAIIGTIPNPEQIVSIDYSVLNELINFIMKLPIVPIAGVVKYPDWNEKIEFNRLSEYSANLLNHGSETLGALEKYLSTRTSLADDLQEHITAIYVKVKQEMKDLPTTGDNIFWAMINECSPRNERQYLLPIITIMAKYFESCDIFEEPKIELSC; from the coding sequence ATGAATACTCAAGAAAGAACATTAGCCCGAATACTATTTCAGAATAAGATTTACCAAGCGAATGGACAGGCCTTTGAAAACCTTTTTTGTGACATTATGAGTTATGCACACTCTGGTTTTAGAAGGATAAAGGCATGGGGGAATATTGGAGATAGAAAAAATGATGGATATATTGAGGAATTAGGTCGCTACTATCAGGTTCATGCTCCTGAGAACATTGAAACAAGTTATTTACAAGTAGCAAAAAAGATAGAAACAGACTTCAGTGGACTGCAAAAACATTGGGATAATATCCAGGAATTCTACTTCGTAATAAATGATAAGCGTCTAGGCGTTAACCCTGATGCAGAGCAAATACTGACTAAAATAAAGACCAAATATGGCATAAAAGCAAGCGGTTTTATTACATCCGACGATCTTGAGCGAATATTATTTTCACTGGCAGATGATCAGATTCAAGCGATCATTGGCACAATACCAAATCCTGAGCAAATAGTAAGTATCGATTACTCTGTCCTAAATGAGCTGATTAACTTTATCATGAAACTTCCAATCGTTCCTATAGCAGGAGTAGTAAAGTATCCAGATTGGAATGAAAAAATTGAATTTAATAGGCTATCAGAGTACTCTGCCAATTTACTTAATCATGGTTCAGAAACATTAGGTGCTCTGGAAAAGTATTTATCGACACGAACATCGCTTGCAGATGACTTACAAGAACATATTACAGCAATCTACGTTAAGGTAAAGCAAGAGATGAAAGACCTACCTACCACTGGTGACAACATATTTTGGGCAATGATAAACGAATGCAGCCCTAGGAATGAAAGACAGTACTTACTCCCAATTATTACTATAATGGCTAAATATTTTGAAAGTTGCGATATATTTGAAGAGCCAAAGATCGAACTTTCATGTTAA
- a CDS encoding ABC-three component system middle component 6, with the protein MPTKHINFSQSLLGFGSYLLGKLNRPKTIDELWRDYQDDLKNELYASEHSFDNLVLSLIFLYGINTIVEKNGLIYKCD; encoded by the coding sequence ATGCCTACAAAACATATCAATTTTTCACAATCTCTGCTGGGTTTTGGTAGCTACTTACTTGGCAAACTCAATAGACCTAAGACTATTGATGAACTGTGGAGAGACTATCAAGACGATTTGAAAAATGAGTTATATGCCTCTGAGCATAGTTTTGACAATTTAGTACTATCATTAATATTCCTCTATGGCATAAATACCATAGTCGAAAAAAATGGATTGATTTACAAATGCGACTAA
- a CDS encoding DUF2326 domain-containing protein: MRLISLTANKDTFKPVYFTKETGINLIVATQKNPHKSDKGDTTNGVGKSLLIAIIHFCLGSSKKDGFKNQLPGWEFILKFKIDNKEYTSRRSTDNQGEIVLNGEKLILKFFNKRLGDLLFDIPEDVSELSFRSILPFFIRPNKASYVDAKDPNAVKKPFQIQMINALLLGLDLSLAEEKKNITQEKDRIRDLVKNLREDAFLKDFFAGKKDISLTKQELHESIVNLEENLKSFKIADNYYEIKEHADRIKHSIEGLQNEIALVEIQIKNIDESLKISPDIKRENIERIYKEASVILKENTLKQLYELEEFYAHISRNRGKRLLEQKNSLIRHLDILITKKADGCKNLDEKMNYLNAHHALDVYTKLSNKLSDLKSKHDNVLQYEELFEKYKQETRNIKEKNLKASERTDEYLRDAKEIVLQTNDFFRSLVKRFYPRSNAGITVYNNEGENQIRYTIEPKIEADKSDGIGNVKLFAYDFTILLKGFGHKIDFLFHDSRLLDGIDPRQKHELFLILNEFVQKFQKQYILTVNYNQLEEIKGLFNPEEYKSIIQENTILELKDSSPSEKLLGIQIDLDYD; the protein is encoded by the coding sequence ATGCGACTAATATCATTAACAGCGAATAAGGATACTTTTAAACCTGTTTACTTCACAAAGGAAACGGGCATTAATCTTATTGTTGCAACCCAAAAGAATCCTCACAAATCAGACAAAGGGGATACTACTAACGGAGTAGGAAAATCCTTACTAATAGCAATTATACACTTTTGCTTAGGTTCAAGTAAAAAAGATGGATTTAAAAATCAACTACCAGGTTGGGAGTTTATCTTGAAATTCAAGATTGATAATAAGGAATACACATCAAGAAGATCAACCGATAATCAAGGCGAAATAGTACTTAATGGAGAAAAACTCATCCTGAAATTTTTCAACAAACGATTGGGGGATCTTCTTTTTGATATACCCGAAGATGTAAGCGAATTAAGTTTCAGATCTATCTTACCTTTTTTTATTCGACCCAACAAAGCATCTTATGTTGACGCTAAAGATCCCAATGCGGTTAAAAAGCCGTTTCAGATTCAGATGATTAACGCCCTGCTTTTGGGCCTTGATTTATCTTTAGCAGAAGAGAAAAAAAACATTACACAAGAAAAGGATAGAATACGTGATTTAGTTAAGAATTTAAGGGAAGATGCTTTCTTAAAAGATTTTTTTGCAGGAAAAAAGGATATCTCTTTAACTAAGCAGGAATTACATGAATCCATTGTAAACCTTGAGGAAAACCTTAAGAGTTTTAAGATAGCCGACAACTATTATGAAATTAAAGAACATGCTGATCGAATAAAGCATAGCATTGAGGGTCTCCAAAATGAAATTGCTCTGGTAGAAATTCAAATAAAAAATATAGATGAGAGTTTAAAAATATCTCCAGATATTAAAAGAGAGAATATTGAACGAATTTACAAAGAAGCATCAGTTATTCTTAAAGAGAATACACTAAAGCAACTTTATGAATTAGAGGAATTCTATGCCCACATCTCACGTAATAGAGGTAAACGACTATTAGAACAAAAAAATAGTTTGATTAGACATCTTGATATCTTAATAACTAAAAAAGCAGATGGATGTAAAAACCTTGATGAGAAGATGAACTATCTGAATGCTCATCATGCATTGGATGTTTACACAAAACTTTCTAATAAACTTTCTGATCTTAAGAGCAAACACGATAACGTCTTACAATACGAAGAACTTTTTGAGAAGTATAAACAAGAAACTCGAAATATTAAAGAGAAGAATTTAAAAGCATCAGAACGTACAGATGAATACTTGAGAGATGCAAAGGAAATTGTTTTACAAACTAATGACTTTTTTAGATCCTTAGTAAAACGCTTCTATCCAAGATCAAATGCAGGTATAACAGTCTATAATAATGAAGGAGAGAATCAAATTAGATATACAATAGAGCCAAAGATTGAAGCGGACAAGTCTGATGGAATAGGTAATGTTAAGCTTTTTGCGTATGATTTCACCATACTTCTAAAAGGATTTGGGCATAAAATTGACTTTCTATTTCATGATAGTCGCCTTTTAGATGGTATTGACCCACGTCAGAAGCATGAACTCTTTTTGATATTGAATGAATTTGTTCAAAAATTTCAGAAACAATACATTCTCACTGTTAACTATAATCAATTGGAAGAAATCAAAGGCCTATTTAATCCAGAAGAATACAAATCAATCATTCAAGAAAATACAATACTAGAGTTGAAAGATAGTTCTCCAAGTGAAAAATTATTAGGGATTCAGATTGACCTTGATTATGACTAA
- the ftsZ gene encoding cell division protein FtsZ — protein sequence MLNDDLMNFDLPTGEAPIIKVFGVGGGGGNAVNHMHKLGIKDVEFVIGNTDSQALAKSPIPIKIQLGNSLTQGRGAGNKPEVGMESANEALETIVDVLSTNTKMVFITAGMGGGTGTGAAPVIAKAAQDLGVLTVGIVTLPFRFEGPKRFNNALEGIKEMQNYVDSLLVINNERIREIYGNLQLSESFAKADDVLAIAAKGIAEIITVHGYINVDFADVETVMRGSGVALMGSGKASGPDRARIAVEMALNSPLLNNCNIQGAKNILYNIQSGQSEITMDELGLIGDYIQNAAGNGADVIWGNGIDPNLTDEISITIIATGFTSSVIPELMNMTPPQVTKVPLPDEKPNEEKPEYVVLNMDDDFESETEGYIEQDELVESDGGFTVRTVQRPLSGQGARPMQAPNKYELTDRRIEELEKRPAYERRRQNNEMTMRENDFISRYTISDESSLIIRPDNSYLHDNVD from the coding sequence ATGCTAAACGACGATTTAATGAACTTCGATTTGCCAACAGGAGAAGCGCCAATTATTAAGGTCTTCGGGGTTGGTGGTGGTGGCGGTAATGCCGTAAACCACATGCACAAGCTCGGCATCAAGGATGTTGAGTTCGTAATAGGAAATACCGATTCGCAGGCGCTTGCCAAAAGCCCTATCCCTATAAAGATACAGCTAGGAAACTCGCTTACCCAAGGACGTGGTGCGGGCAACAAACCCGAGGTTGGTATGGAGTCGGCCAATGAGGCGCTCGAAACCATCGTGGACGTGCTTAGTACGAATACCAAGATGGTCTTTATCACCGCAGGGATGGGTGGTGGTACCGGTACCGGTGCTGCTCCTGTAATCGCTAAAGCGGCTCAAGACCTAGGCGTTCTTACCGTGGGCATTGTAACGCTTCCCTTCCGTTTCGAGGGGCCTAAGCGCTTTAACAATGCGCTTGAAGGCATTAAGGAGATGCAGAACTACGTAGACTCGCTGCTGGTGATCAACAACGAGCGCATCCGCGAGATCTACGGAAACCTTCAGCTCTCCGAGTCGTTTGCTAAGGCCGACGATGTGCTGGCCATTGCCGCCAAGGGTATCGCCGAAATCATCACCGTTCACGGGTATATAAACGTCGACTTTGCCGATGTTGAAACTGTGATGCGCGGTAGCGGCGTAGCGCTGATGGGTTCGGGTAAGGCAAGCGGTCCCGATAGGGCGCGTATTGCCGTTGAGATGGCCCTGAACTCGCCGCTACTTAACAACTGCAACATCCAAGGAGCAAAGAATATCCTTTACAATATCCAGTCGGGCCAGAGCGAAATCACCATGGACGAGCTAGGCCTTATTGGTGATTACATCCAGAATGCGGCGGGTAATGGTGCCGATGTTATCTGGGGTAACGGTATCGATCCGAACCTTACCGACGAGATCAGCATTACCATTATTGCCACCGGATTTACCTCGTCGGTTATTCCTGAGCTGATGAATATGACTCCTCCTCAGGTAACGAAGGTTCCGCTTCCTGATGAGAAACCTAACGAGGAAAAGCCCGAATACGTGGTGCTAAATATGGATGACGATTTCGAGTCCGAAACGGAGGGCTACATTGAGCAGGACGAGCTGGTTGAATCCGATGGTGGCTTTACGGTTCGTACCGTTCAGCGTCCATTGAGCGGACAAGGTGCACGTCCAATGCAGGCGCCCAACAAGTACGAGCTTACCGATCGTCGTATTGAGGAGCTGGAGAAGCGTCCGGCCTACGAGCGCCGTCGCCAGAACAACGAAATGACCATGCGCGAGAACGATTTCATCTCCCGCTACACCATTTCGGACGAGAGTAGCCTGATTATCCGCCCAGACAACTCGTACCTACACGACAACGTCGACTAG
- the ftsA gene encoding cell division protein FtsA, with protein MTSKNDYVVAIDLGTTKIVALVGKLESNGRLKIVAHSKTESTGVKRGMVQNIDETVKAIETVVADVKNKTGLEFNEVYVGIAGQHIKGIKNRGLINLEAYDSEVSKEDVKRLIDDMYKIPLEPGDKILHVLPQSFMVDNEVGIKNPVGISGRRLEGNFHIVVGQVAAMKNIEKCIERAGLSVRDLMLEPLASARAVLTEDEMEAGVALVDIGGGTTDLAIFHEGIVRHTAVIPFGGNVVTEDIKKGCSILQRQAEQLKVQFGSAIGDAAPSDKIVTIPGISGREPKEIRFSSLAHIIQCRMEEIIDHLAYQIANSGYGDMLNAGIVITGGGSQLKDLSQLFTLHTGYDVRIGRPNINTVANTDNEMNSPMHATGIGLMLLGFEDMIKREEEEEKAKAKVVEAPAPEEHLEPTLDEIAPKPVKPMKTKSIKESSFIQKIKQNIGDLFSDDDISFDQKS; from the coding sequence ATGACCAGCAAGAACGATTACGTAGTAGCCATCGATTTGGGAACAACCAAGATTGTAGCCCTTGTTGGAAAGCTCGAAAGCAATGGACGGCTAAAAATTGTTGCGCATAGCAAAACCGAATCAACCGGAGTTAAACGGGGAATGGTTCAGAACATTGATGAGACGGTTAAGGCTATAGAAACAGTTGTTGCAGACGTAAAGAACAAGACGGGCCTTGAGTTTAACGAGGTGTACGTTGGAATTGCGGGACAGCACATTAAAGGAATAAAGAATCGTGGGCTTATTAACCTTGAAGCGTACGATTCGGAGGTGTCGAAGGAAGATGTTAAGCGCTTGATCGACGATATGTACAAGATTCCGCTCGAACCGGGCGATAAGATCTTGCACGTGCTTCCTCAGAGTTTTATGGTGGATAACGAGGTGGGCATTAAGAATCCTGTTGGGATTTCGGGACGCCGCCTTGAGGGTAACTTCCACATTGTGGTAGGGCAGGTTGCCGCAATGAAGAATATTGAAAAATGTATAGAGCGTGCCGGTCTTTCGGTTAGGGATCTAATGCTAGAGCCGCTGGCATCGGCTCGTGCGGTGCTTACCGAGGATGAGATGGAGGCTGGGGTTGCTCTCGTAGATATTGGTGGCGGTACCACCGACTTGGCGATCTTCCATGAGGGCATCGTTCGTCACACTGCCGTTATTCCATTTGGTGGTAACGTTGTTACGGAGGATATCAAGAAGGGATGCAGTATTCTGCAGCGCCAGGCTGAGCAGCTAAAGGTACAGTTCGGATCGGCAATTGGCGATGCGGCACCATCCGATAAGATCGTAACCATCCCCGGCATTTCGGGTCGAGAGCCGAAGGAAATCAGGTTTAGCAGCCTTGCTCACATCATCCAGTGCCGTATGGAGGAGATCATCGATCACCTTGCCTACCAGATAGCCAACTCGGGTTACGGCGATATGCTAAATGCAGGTATCGTAATTACCGGTGGCGGATCGCAGCTTAAGGATTTAAGCCAGCTCTTTACGCTTCACACCGGCTACGACGTGCGCATCGGTAGGCCAAATATCAACACGGTAGCCAATACCGATAACGAAATGAACAGCCCGATGCACGCAACCGGTATCGGTTTGATGCTGCTGGGATTCGAGGATATGATTAAGCGGGAGGAGGAAGAGGAAAAGGCAAAGGCAAAGGTTGTCGAAGCACCTGCTCCCGAGGAACATCTTGAGCCAACGCTCGACGAGATTGCTCCAAAGCCGGTAAAGCCCATGAAGACGAAGTCGATTAAGGAAAGCTCCTTCATTCAGAAGATCAAGCAGAATATCGGCGACCTCTTTAGCGATGATGATATATCGTTTGACCAAAAATCGTAA
- a CDS encoding cell division protein FtsQ/DivIB, producing the protein MKIKKRKWAIVGTIVLWVGILSYLGFSIFFVKDREKGTVCRRVEVVIADSAQNRFINTEDIIVTANKVVKKLVGTRISKINTHRIENKILEMPFIKRAEVYTSVSGVLRIEVEQREVIMRIFNADGSSCYIDKDGYIIPLSERSAADVVVVSGNISLKNGKGGRVRVVDTSKDSCDRKGLLPELFDFVTYIRNDEFWNAQIEHVYINSPKDIELITRVGNHTVLLGSFEDFQTKLKKLFVFYKNALPREGWNRYSIINLKYKNQVICKNKVL; encoded by the coding sequence ATGAAGATCAAGAAAAGAAAATGGGCTATTGTAGGAACGATTGTTCTATGGGTGGGAATACTTTCCTACCTAGGCTTTTCCATTTTCTTTGTAAAGGATAGGGAGAAGGGTACTGTTTGCCGTAGGGTAGAAGTGGTGATTGCCGATAGCGCGCAAAACCGATTCATCAATACGGAAGATATCATAGTTACCGCGAATAAGGTAGTTAAGAAGCTCGTTGGAACCCGAATCTCTAAGATTAATACTCACCGCATCGAGAACAAGATTCTGGAGATGCCTTTTATCAAGAGGGCAGAGGTGTACACTTCGGTAAGTGGTGTGCTAAGAATAGAGGTGGAGCAGCGCGAGGTTATCATGCGCATATTCAATGCCGATGGTAGCAGCTGCTACATAGACAAGGATGGGTACATCATCCCGCTGTCGGAACGTTCGGCTGCCGATGTGGTGGTGGTAAGCGGAAATATCAGCTTAAAGAACGGGAAGGGTGGACGAGTTCGGGTTGTCGATACATCGAAGGATAGCTGCGATAGAAAGGGGCTGCTGCCTGAGCTGTTCGACTTTGTAACCTACATACGAAACGATGAGTTCTGGAATGCTCAAATAGAGCATGTCTACATAAATAGCCCTAAGGATATCGAACTGATTACACGTGTGGGCAACCATACTGTACTGTTGGGCTCCTTTGAGGATTTTCAGACGAAGCTCAAAAAACTGTTCGTGTTTTACAAAAATGCTCTTCCTCGTGAAGGGTGGAATAGGTATAGCATCATTAATTTAAAGTACAAGAATCAGGTAATCTGCAAAAATAAAGTATTATGA
- the murC gene encoding UDP-N-acetylmuramate--L-alanine ligase — MEIPSYKYVYLVGVGGIGMSALARYFNHQGFKVAGYDRTETELTRALASEGVDVHYDDSISLIPSDFRSNPADTLVIYTPAIPSDHSELNYLIANGFKVIKRSVALGVIAASKRTLGVAGTHGKTTTSTLLSHLLVEALGGVNAFLGGIAKNYSTNLLLSKNDVLVAEADEFDRSFLQLFPNAAVITSTDADHLDIYGSHEAVLRSFADFINQIKPGGALVLKQGVEVPLENKEIAVYRYSIDKGGDYHAENIVRNSNGTYTFDIVTPKTRIEACTLGVPGWINVENAIAAVALALTVTDDTEALKRALASFGGVKRRFDFYINTPTLTFLDDYAHHPEELRASISSVKAMFPNRKVCGIFQPHLYTRTRDFAEGFAQSLSLLDEVILLDIYPARELPIEGVTSQIIFEKITASNKVLITKSELLDVLSKREIDVLMTVGAGDIDKLVEPIADMLKNRYSIK, encoded by the coding sequence ATGGAGATACCATCATACAAATACGTGTACCTGGTAGGTGTTGGAGGCATTGGAATGAGCGCTCTTGCCCGCTACTTTAACCATCAAGGGTTTAAGGTGGCTGGCTACGACCGTACTGAAACGGAGCTAACCCGTGCGCTTGCTTCCGAGGGTGTTGATGTACACTACGATGATAGCATCTCTCTAATTCCATCCGATTTTAGGAGCAATCCTGCGGATACACTGGTAATTTATACGCCAGCAATTCCTTCAGATCATAGCGAGTTGAATTATCTTATTGCTAATGGTTTTAAGGTGATTAAGCGTAGCGTGGCTCTTGGCGTTATTGCTGCATCGAAACGGACGCTGGGGGTTGCCGGAACGCATGGGAAAACTACCACATCGACGCTGCTTTCGCATTTGCTGGTGGAGGCTTTGGGTGGCGTTAACGCATTCCTTGGTGGAATTGCCAAGAACTATAGCACCAACTTGCTGCTATCGAAGAACGATGTGCTGGTGGCCGAGGCCGACGAATTCGATCGCTCGTTCCTTCAACTATTCCCTAATGCAGCCGTTATCACGTCTACCGATGCTGACCATTTGGATATCTACGGCTCGCACGAGGCAGTGCTCCGCTCATTTGCTGATTTCATCAATCAGATTAAGCCCGGTGGTGCCCTAGTGCTAAAGCAGGGTGTAGAGGTTCCTTTGGAGAATAAGGAGATTGCGGTTTACCGCTATTCGATTGATAAGGGTGGGGATTACCATGCGGAGAACATCGTTCGCAACAGCAACGGTACTTACACCTTCGATATCGTTACCCCCAAAACGCGCATTGAGGCTTGTACCCTTGGTGTACCCGGGTGGATTAACGTAGAGAACGCCATCGCGGCGGTAGCCTTGGCGCTTACTGTAACCGACGATACCGAGGCACTTAAGCGTGCCCTTGCATCGTTTGGCGGGGTAAAGCGTCGCTTCGACTTCTACATCAACACGCCTACGCTAACGTTTTTGGATGACTACGCGCATCACCCCGAGGAGCTGCGCGCATCAATATCATCGGTAAAGGCGATGTTCCCAAACCGTAAAGTTTGCGGCATATTTCAGCCACACCTTTACACTCGAACTCGCGACTTTGCCGAAGGGTTTGCCCAGAGCCTTAGCCTCCTCGACGAGGTTATCCTGCTTGACATTTACCCAGCTCGCGAGCTGCCAATCGAAGGTGTTACATCACAGATAATCTTTGAAAAGATAACAGCATCAAATAAAGTCCTTATCACGAAGAGCGAGTTGCTGGATGTGCTCAGCAAGCGCGAGATCGACGTGCTGATGACCGTTGGCGCAGGTGACATCGATAAACTGGTAGAGCCAATTGCCGATATGCTTAAAAACCGATACAGCATAAAGTAA
- the murG gene encoding undecaprenyldiphospho-muramoylpentapeptide beta-N-acetylglucosaminyltransferase, translated as MSKRIIISGGGTGGHIYPAISIANALKLIDPTVEILFVGAQGRMEMEKVPAAGYKIVGLPIAGIQRSLTLKNFSVPFKLMKSLSEAGRVIKEFKPDVVVGVGGYASGPVLFMANRRGIPTLIQEQNSYAGVTNKILSKRAKCICTAYDGMERFFPAQSIIKTGNPVRQDLVNLDEKRADAYTFFGLDPNKKTVLVLGGSLGARTINRTIAAHLGEIKEQDFQVLWQTGKFYISDSKKAVEESGATNVKEMDFIYKMDLAFAAADVVVSRAGAGTISELCLVAKPCILVPSPNVSEDHQTKNAMALVNVDAAQLVTDADCNEKLINEVVALVNNPEKCALLTKNIAKLGIANSAERIANEVLKLIK; from the coding sequence ATGAGTAAGCGAATTATCATTTCGGGTGGTGGTACAGGTGGACATATCTATCCAGCTATATCAATAGCCAACGCGCTAAAACTTATCGACCCAACTGTTGAGATCCTTTTTGTGGGTGCTCAGGGTAGGATGGAGATGGAGAAGGTGCCTGCTGCAGGCTACAAGATTGTAGGGCTTCCAATTGCAGGAATTCAGCGTAGCTTAACGCTAAAGAACTTTTCAGTTCCATTTAAGCTGATGAAAAGTTTAAGTGAGGCTGGTCGTGTGATTAAGGAATTTAAGCCGGATGTTGTAGTTGGTGTTGGTGGATACGCCAGTGGACCAGTGCTTTTTATGGCTAATCGTCGAGGAATTCCTACGCTTATTCAGGAGCAGAACTCATACGCTGGTGTAACCAATAAGATTCTGTCAAAAAGGGCAAAGTGCATTTGTACTGCCTACGATGGTATGGAAAGGTTTTTTCCGGCACAGTCTATTATAAAAACAGGAAATCCAGTTCGTCAGGATTTGGTGAATTTGGACGAGAAGCGTGCAGATGCGTACACCTTCTTTGGCTTAGACCCCAATAAGAAAACGGTATTGGTTCTTGGCGGTAGCCTTGGTGCCCGCACAATCAATCGTACCATTGCTGCCCATTTGGGAGAGATTAAGGAACAAGATTTTCAGGTGCTATGGCAAACCGGGAAATTCTACATCAGCGATTCGAAGAAGGCTGTTGAAGAATCGGGTGCTACCAATGTAAAAGAAATGGATTTCATCTACAAGATGGATCTTGCCTTTGCAGCTGCCGATGTAGTAGTATCGCGTGCAGGAGCAGGAACCATTTCGGAGCTTTGCCTCGTGGCAAAACCCTGCATCTTGGTGCCATCGCCAAACGTGTCGGAAGATCATCAAACCAAGAATGCGATGGCGCTCGTGAACGTAGATGCCGCGCAGCTGGTTACCGATGCCGATTGTAACGAGAAGCTAATTAACGAGGTAGTGGCACTGGTGAATAACCCCGAAAAGTGCGCGCTGCTTACTAAAAATATTGCCAAGTTGGGAATTGCCAACTCGGCCGAACGTATTGCTAACGAAGTTTTGAAGCTAATTAAGTAG